The Kordia sp. SMS9 genome window below encodes:
- a CDS encoding carboxypeptidase-like regulatory domain-containing protein has translation MKKQVTFTQKIWYVTILVLAVFAFNPMYGQSGNSTSQKGRIIKGTVSSPQGPLEGANVILKGENQGAVTNKKGEFTFPVALETGDVLVITYLGYESIEYKIKADTTFVKAVLSDEVIEFMGAVNTNKRYKSKRKN, from the coding sequence ATGAAAAAACAAGTAACATTTACACAAAAAATATGGTATGTTACCATTTTAGTATTGGCTGTATTCGCGTTCAATCCGATGTATGGACAGTCTGGAAATTCCACTTCTCAAAAGGGAAGAATCATTAAAGGAACCGTAAGTAGTCCGCAAGGACCGTTGGAAGGCGCTAACGTGATTTTAAAAGGAGAAAATCAAGGTGCAGTGACGAATAAAAAAGGAGAGTTCACCTTTCCTGTGGCGCTTGAAACAGGCGATGTGTTGGTGATTACCTATTTAGGATACGAATCTATCGAATATAAAATAAAGGCAGACACCACATTTGTAAAAGCAGTTTTATCCGATGAGGTGATTGAGTTTATGGGCGCTGTCAACACGAATAAGCGTTACAAATCGAAACGAAAAAATTAA
- a CDS encoding tetratricopeptide repeat protein: MSIYKVGAQSSTLFVADSLYQLGNYSKAIKLYQSVETSSYANAQIAKAYKALGNSKKAIESYEKVLKIDSLNTLVLYDYGRLLFTTGKLEKSLTIFEKLQSKDTLNPNFHYQIGLAKEALREETFLQSYQKAFQLDAQHQKSIYKLIKNYMETQQFEKAARFIKTGLANNEEDVKIMGFKAQLFYAKKEHRNALFWFEKLMNRKKATQYVYEKAAFSAYRLGRILKAIQYYEEALKRDKGNYYYHSQLAKLYYQDGMIDKAEHHASQAIVGKMTDPSGDYYILGMVHFDRKEFQKAMKLFNMALEENPDYELAQLRLAQVADNYYSDVKAKLKMYTRFLEKFPKATTEIKTIVNTRIRELKEEIHLKSE, from the coding sequence ATGAGCATTTACAAAGTCGGAGCGCAATCTTCGACTTTGTTTGTGGCAGATAGTTTGTATCAACTCGGAAATTATTCGAAAGCCATCAAACTGTATCAATCGGTTGAAACGAGTAGTTACGCAAATGCACAAATCGCAAAAGCCTACAAAGCATTAGGAAACTCTAAAAAAGCGATTGAAAGCTATGAAAAAGTGCTCAAAATAGATTCACTCAATACACTGGTTTTGTATGATTATGGAAGATTATTATTTACGACAGGAAAATTAGAAAAATCACTCACAATCTTTGAAAAGCTACAATCAAAAGATACACTGAACCCAAATTTTCACTACCAAATTGGCTTGGCGAAAGAAGCCTTGCGGGAAGAAACGTTCCTGCAATCCTACCAAAAAGCGTTTCAGTTGGATGCACAACATCAAAAAAGCATCTACAAATTGATCAAAAACTACATGGAAACGCAACAGTTTGAAAAAGCAGCACGTTTTATAAAAACGGGTTTGGCAAATAACGAAGAAGACGTTAAAATTATGGGGTTTAAAGCGCAATTATTCTATGCAAAAAAGGAACACAGAAACGCATTGTTTTGGTTTGAAAAACTCATGAATCGAAAAAAAGCAACGCAATATGTGTATGAAAAAGCAGCATTTTCAGCCTATCGTTTGGGACGTATTTTAAAAGCGATTCAATATTATGAAGAAGCGCTAAAACGCGATAAAGGAAATTATTACTACCATTCGCAATTGGCAAAATTGTATTATCAAGATGGAATGATTGATAAAGCCGAACATCACGCATCACAAGCAATTGTGGGAAAAATGACCGATCCTTCAGGCGATTATTATATTTTGGGAATGGTGCATTTTGATCGAAAAGAATTTCAAAAAGCTATGAAACTCTTCAATATGGCATTGGAGGAAAATCCAGACTACGAATTGGCACAATTACGCTTAGCGCAAGTGGCAGACAATTATTATTCTGATGTAAAGGCAAAACTAAAAATGTATACGCGTTTCCTAGAAAAATTTCCAAAAGCTACAACCGAAATCAAAACCATTGTCAATACGCGAATTCGTGAGTTAAAAGAAGAAATTCACCTAAAATCAGAATAA
- a CDS encoding RES family NAD+ phosphorylase, which yields MIVFRIDRAKRKNNLLSGIGAEKIGGRWNEIGTRAIYTSQHISLSYLEVVMHLDITEDLPDDRILVHVEIPAEVSVYQLQKLPKDWNTFPYNSKTQEIFTKFVTENKFAVLQVPSAIVKDEFNYILNPLHIDFHKIRVVKVQKFSFDSRLYHEK from the coding sequence ATGATTGTATTTAGAATTGACAGAGCCAAACGAAAAAACAACTTACTTTCGGGAATTGGTGCAGAAAAAATCGGTGGCCGTTGGAATGAAATTGGAACGCGTGCCATATACACTTCACAACACATATCTTTATCGTATTTGGAAGTTGTCATGCATTTAGACATTACGGAAGATTTGCCAGACGATCGTATATTAGTACATGTTGAAATTCCAGCGGAAGTTTCAGTATATCAACTTCAAAAACTTCCTAAAGATTGGAATACCTTTCCATACAACAGTAAAACGCAAGAAATCTTTACCAAATTTGTCACAGAAAATAAATTTGCAGTACTCCAAGTGCCTTCTGCCATTGTAAAAGACGAATTCAATTATATTTTAAACCCACTACATATTGATTTTCATAAAATCCGCGTTGTAAAAGTTCAAAAATTTAGTTTTGACTCCCGTTTATACCATGAAAAGTAA
- a CDS encoding HNH endonuclease, which translates to MTEQLSIYLHKFKTLNRGFNKNLGRAPHKPILLLSILELISKGEIHSNRIFITPELLLSFKHNWDKLVYSQHIANFALPFFHLRSESFWSLHTKSDMELIVNTSKSIKSFKSLNDAIDFAEIDENLFLFLLNPPSRILFEAALLDEYFPDSKVNYASNQLNSEEVKIEHQILNENKIEYQSNLKKLKATLNGDDYVEELFIRGGLFKRTIPKIYNYSCCISGMKIASKQNAQMVDACHIVPFSISNDDTITNGLSLSPNLHRALDRGLITIHQDYTVRVSPTIRENDSVFSLSQFNGKKIILPQKTTWHPSAESLDWHNREVFAV; encoded by the coding sequence ATGACAGAACAGCTCTCTATATATTTACATAAATTTAAAACTTTAAATAGAGGTTTTAATAAAAACCTTGGTAGGGCACCTCACAAACCTATATTATTACTATCAATATTAGAACTTATCAGTAAAGGAGAAATTCATTCAAATAGAATCTTCATTACGCCAGAACTTTTACTTTCTTTCAAACATAATTGGGATAAATTAGTCTACAGTCAACATATAGCTAATTTTGCTTTGCCATTTTTTCATCTAAGAAGCGAATCATTTTGGTCATTACATACCAAATCTGATATGGAACTGATCGTAAATACATCAAAAAGTATTAAGAGTTTCAAGAGTCTTAATGATGCTATTGACTTTGCTGAAATTGACGAAAACTTATTTTTATTTCTTTTAAATCCTCCAAGTAGAATACTATTTGAAGCAGCATTACTTGATGAATACTTCCCTGATTCTAAAGTAAATTATGCTTCTAACCAGCTGAACAGTGAAGAAGTTAAGATTGAACACCAAATTTTGAATGAAAATAAAATTGAATACCAAAGTAACCTAAAAAAGTTAAAAGCTACATTGAACGGCGATGATTATGTAGAAGAATTATTCATTAGAGGCGGTTTATTCAAAAGAACAATTCCTAAAATATATAATTACAGTTGCTGTATTTCAGGAATGAAAATAGCATCCAAACAAAACGCACAAATGGTGGACGCATGCCATATTGTTCCCTTTAGTATTTCAAATGATGATACTATAACAAATGGTTTGTCATTATCACCAAATCTACACAGAGCCCTTGACAGAGGTCTAATCACGATACATCAAGACTATACAGTTCGAGTTTCACCAACTATAAGAGAGAATGATTCTGTATTTTCTTTATCACAGTTTAATGGAAAAAAAATTATACTCCCACAGAAAACTACATGGCATCCTTCGGCAGAATCATTAGATTGGCACAATAGAGAGGTTTTTGCTGTTTAA
- the ruvC gene encoding crossover junction endodeoxyribonuclease RuvC, which yields MKTEKIILGIDPGTTIMGFGLIKVVGKKMHFLQLNELQLQKYKDHYLKLKLIFERTIELIDTYNPDEIAIEAPFFGKNVQSMLKLGRAQGVAMAAGLSREIPITEYSPKKIKMAITGNGNASKEQVAKMLQSLLQLKTLPKNLDSTDGLAAAVCHFYNSGRVEIGKSYSGWGSFVKQNEKRVKK from the coding sequence ATCAAAACAGAAAAAATCATTCTAGGAATTGATCCTGGAACTACGATTATGGGTTTTGGATTGATAAAAGTTGTGGGGAAAAAGATGCACTTTTTGCAACTGAATGAACTTCAACTTCAAAAGTACAAAGACCATTATTTAAAGTTAAAACTGATTTTTGAACGCACGATTGAATTGATAGACACCTACAATCCTGACGAAATCGCGATTGAAGCGCCATTTTTCGGAAAAAATGTACAGTCCATGTTAAAACTTGGGCGCGCGCAAGGAGTGGCGATGGCAGCAGGTTTATCACGCGAAATTCCGATCACAGAATATTCTCCCAAAAAAATTAAAATGGCAATTACTGGAAATGGAAATGCGAGCAAAGAGCAAGTTGCCAAAATGTTACAAAGTTTGTTGCAACTCAAAACGCTTCCCAAAAACCTAGATTCTACCGATGGTTTGGCGGCGGCAGTTTGTCATTTTTACAATTCAGGTAGAGTGGAAATTGGCAAAAGTTATTCGGGTTGGGGAAGTTTTGTAAAACAAAATGAAAAGCGTGTTAAAAAGTAA
- a CDS encoding antitoxin Xre/MbcA/ParS toxin-binding domain-containing protein — translation MEALTLTSYIDNRNDSPQNKLKIIHATRNGVTRSQLKKFSLRVALPLTKISEIVPASYSTLSKKTSYDKEVSERLFEIAEVYSKGFEVFGDEKKFTRWLNKKSKVLGGQTPFSLLDTSYGVKLVIDEIRRIDYGIFA, via the coding sequence ATGGAAGCTTTAACCCTTACGAGCTATATCGACAACCGAAACGACTCGCCGCAAAACAAACTAAAAATTATTCACGCCACTAGAAACGGTGTTACACGTTCACAATTAAAAAAGTTCAGTTTGCGTGTAGCCTTGCCACTCACAAAAATATCAGAAATCGTTCCTGCGTCATACTCAACGTTATCCAAAAAGACGAGTTACGACAAAGAAGTCAGTGAGCGTTTGTTCGAAATTGCCGAAGTGTACTCAAAAGGTTTTGAAGTGTTTGGCGATGAAAAAAAATTTACCAGATGGCTCAACAAAAAAAGCAAAGTGTTAGGCGGGCAAACTCCTTTTTCCCTTTTAGATACCAGTTACGGCGTAAAACTAGTTATTGATGAAATACGACGTATTGATTACGGAATTTTTGCTTGA
- a CDS encoding BlaI/MecI/CopY family transcriptional regulator — MKQLTKAEEEIMQILWKLEKANVKAIIENFKGTKPAYNTVSTIVRILESKGFVGYEKVGKGHVYFPLLPQSEYSNQSISKLVNGYFQGSFKSMVSFFMQKNDISMEELEEIRKEIEKNNQKS, encoded by the coding sequence ATGAAACAATTGACGAAAGCAGAAGAGGAAATCATGCAAATTCTGTGGAAACTAGAAAAAGCAAATGTAAAAGCCATTATTGAAAATTTTAAAGGCACAAAACCTGCCTACAATACGGTTTCCACGATTGTGCGAATTCTGGAAAGCAAAGGATTTGTAGGTTATGAAAAGGTAGGGAAAGGACATGTTTATTTTCCATTGTTGCCACAATCTGAATACAGCAATCAGTCAATTTCAAAATTGGTGAACGGTTATTTTCAAGGATCTTTTAAAAGTATGGTGTCGTTTTTTATGCAGAAAAATGATATCAGTATGGAAGAATTAGAAGAAATACGCAAAGAAATTGAAAAAAATAATCAGAAATCATGA
- a CDS encoding lysylphosphatidylglycerol synthase domain-containing protein, with amino-acid sequence MQISGSHKTKQFLALAIKVAILIGAAYFIYDKLANNAQLDFDTFLTQLETSQLLHPEIIFGLLIATFFNWFLEIVKWKTLVNAIKPISLWESTAHTLGGLTASLFTPNRVGEYGAKALYFEKSERKRVVGLNVLGNLAQLLTTVFFGVIGLTFFVLQFGIELPWNKLVSAVMILMVLSGIFLLVIKQKRFQIGRFSWERIRSFLRNVSGEIHVKNLSFSVMRYVIFSHQLYVLLLFFGLNTSYVIAMSVITAMYLITSLIPMLFIFDVVVKGSVAVWLFGYLNVSELHILSVISLMWLLNFVLPSIVGSYFVLKFTPVQTSQKPVVS; translated from the coding sequence ATGCAGATTTCGGGATCACACAAAACTAAGCAATTCTTAGCGTTGGCAATAAAAGTAGCAATACTTATTGGTGCTGCCTATTTTATTTATGATAAATTAGCGAACAATGCGCAATTAGATTTTGATACCTTTTTAACACAACTTGAAACTTCTCAACTGTTACATCCTGAAATTATTTTTGGACTTTTGATCGCTACATTTTTTAATTGGTTTTTAGAGATTGTAAAGTGGAAAACACTCGTAAACGCTATAAAACCGATTTCACTTTGGGAAAGTACCGCACATACGTTGGGTGGATTGACAGCTTCGTTGTTTACACCAAATCGCGTAGGCGAATACGGCGCAAAAGCCTTGTATTTTGAGAAGTCTGAGCGAAAACGCGTCGTCGGTTTGAACGTTCTCGGAAACTTAGCACAATTGCTCACAACCGTATTTTTTGGTGTGATTGGATTGACATTTTTTGTACTTCAATTTGGAATTGAATTGCCATGGAATAAATTAGTAAGTGCTGTGATGATTTTGATGGTTTTGAGTGGAATTTTTCTGTTGGTAATAAAACAAAAACGATTTCAAATTGGTCGTTTTTCATGGGAACGAATTCGTAGTTTTTTGCGAAATGTTTCTGGGGAAATTCATGTGAAGAACCTCAGCTTCTCCGTGATGCGTTATGTAATTTTTTCACATCAGTTGTATGTCTTGTTGCTATTTTTTGGATTGAACACTTCGTATGTTATTGCGATGAGTGTCATTACCGCGATGTATTTGATAACCTCACTAATTCCGATGTTGTTTATTTTTGATGTAGTTGTGAAAGGAAGTGTTGCCGTGTGGCTTTTTGGCTATCTCAATGTTTCCGAATTGCACATCCTTTCTGTGATTTCTTTAATGTGGTTGCTCAATTTTGTACTGCCGAGTATTGTGGGAAGTTATTTTGTGCTGAAATTTACACCTGTGCAAACTTCTCAAAAACCCGTTGTTTCATGA
- a CDS encoding glycosyltransferase encodes MMLGLLLFVGVSYALLILSLNYGFTKLPIQKKQVTETKTVFSVIIPFRNEAQKLPKLLQSIKELHYPKDKVSFWLVNDESEDDSVKIIEKFCRENPTWKLQILQNKRVSHSPKKDAISTAISKIKSDWIVTTDADCMLPTFWLAAFHQKIAAENPKMIAAPVTYTTTISFFSYFQLLDFLSLQGTTIGSFGAGFPFMCNGANLAYQKAAFLEVQGFSGNDNIASGDDVFLLEKFIQKWPKKVVYLKSKNAIVNTFPVASWKAFVSQRVRWASKSANYNLRTGKFVGIIVLLMNLLCCLLPFLVFTAISWRFLFAVFMFKIVLDSVFLLQTLQFTQQKIKPVYMLMSACIYPYMTIFIFCKSLFSTYTWKNRTFKK; translated from the coding sequence ATGATGTTGGGTTTGCTTCTTTTTGTAGGTGTAAGTTATGCTTTGTTGATTCTGAGTTTGAATTATGGTTTTACCAAATTGCCAATTCAAAAGAAACAAGTTACAGAAACAAAAACTGTATTTTCTGTGATTATTCCTTTTCGAAATGAAGCGCAAAAGCTTCCCAAATTATTGCAATCTATCAAAGAATTGCACTATCCAAAAGACAAGGTTTCTTTTTGGCTTGTAAATGATGAATCCGAAGATGATTCTGTTAAAATCATAGAAAAATTCTGCCGTGAAAACCCAACTTGGAAGCTCCAAATTTTACAAAATAAACGTGTTTCCCATTCGCCAAAAAAAGATGCAATTTCTACTGCAATTTCAAAAATTAAAAGCGATTGGATTGTGACCACAGATGCAGATTGTATGTTACCAACATTTTGGCTTGCTGCTTTCCATCAAAAAATTGCAGCGGAAAACCCAAAAATGATTGCAGCTCCAGTCACATACACAACAACGATATCTTTTTTCAGCTATTTTCAATTGCTTGATTTTTTAAGTCTTCAAGGAACCACAATCGGAAGTTTTGGCGCAGGATTTCCTTTTATGTGCAATGGCGCAAATTTGGCCTATCAAAAAGCTGCTTTTTTAGAAGTACAAGGATTTTCAGGAAATGACAACATTGCCAGTGGCGACGACGTATTTCTTCTTGAAAAATTCATTCAAAAATGGCCTAAAAAAGTAGTCTATCTTAAATCAAAAAATGCAATAGTCAACACGTTTCCTGTAGCTTCTTGGAAAGCATTTGTTTCGCAACGTGTACGTTGGGCTTCCAAAAGTGCTAATTACAACTTGCGAACTGGAAAATTTGTTGGAATCATCGTTTTACTGATGAATTTACTGTGTTGTTTGCTTCCTTTTCTAGTATTTACCGCTATTTCATGGAGATTTCTTTTTGCTGTATTTATGTTTAAAATTGTACTTGACAGTGTGTTTTTACTCCAAACATTACAATTTACACAGCAAAAAATAAAGCCCGTTTACATGTTAATGAGCGCATGCATCTATCCGTATATGACTATTTTTATCTTTTGCAAATCGCTGTTTTCAACCTATACTTGGAAGAATAGAACCTTTAAAAAGTAA
- a CDS encoding transglutaminase domain-containing protein has protein sequence MRVFITHIFLFVFVFQATAQISDFDQISFEKADEIALKYKDETLHNLPDLVYKLTSELDTDAERFRAIFKWVCSSVSNNYKLYKRNKRQRYRYKDDPAELNAWNSKFQKIVFKKLLKNRSTICTGYAYLVKELANLADIECEMVHGYGRTSTINLKTLDSPNHSWNAVKLNGKWYLCDPTWASGIPNPETYQFQFDFNGGFFLSDPKIFAVNHHPIDKKWFLMEGKTPSLQDFMDAPIIYNKAYTYFSDHSYPQTLYNAVERNKNINFKLQLQKEIEKEDVNLVIESSFRERKIYPKQVSIQDKSLSIDYKFEFTGFYDVHLYIKDDLISTYTIEVTR, from the coding sequence ATGCGTGTATTTATAACACATATATTTTTATTCGTCTTTGTATTTCAAGCAACGGCTCAAATTTCGGATTTTGATCAAATTTCCTTTGAGAAAGCCGATGAAATTGCCTTGAAATACAAAGACGAAACATTACATAATTTACCAGATTTAGTCTATAAATTAACTTCAGAATTAGACACAGATGCAGAACGTTTCAGAGCTATTTTTAAATGGGTTTGCAGCAGTGTTTCCAACAATTACAAATTATACAAACGCAACAAACGTCAGCGTTATCGCTACAAAGATGATCCTGCAGAATTGAATGCGTGGAATTCAAAATTTCAGAAAATTGTCTTTAAAAAGTTATTAAAAAACCGTTCTACAATTTGCACAGGGTACGCGTATTTAGTGAAAGAATTGGCAAATTTAGCCGATATTGAATGTGAAATGGTGCACGGATACGGCAGAACAAGTACGATCAATTTGAAAACGCTCGATTCACCCAATCATAGTTGGAATGCTGTAAAACTCAATGGGAAATGGTATTTATGTGATCCTACGTGGGCAAGTGGCATTCCGAATCCGGAAACCTATCAATTTCAATTTGATTTTAATGGTGGATTCTTCTTGTCAGACCCGAAGATTTTTGCGGTAAATCATCATCCTATTGATAAAAAATGGTTTTTAATGGAAGGTAAAACGCCCTCGCTTCAAGACTTTATGGATGCGCCTATCATTTACAACAAAGCGTATACCTATTTTAGCGATCATAGTTATCCGCAAACATTATACAATGCTGTTGAACGAAATAAAAACATCAACTTCAAACTACAGCTTCAAAAAGAGATAGAAAAAGAAGATGTCAATTTGGTCATTGAAAGTAGTTTTAGAGAACGAAAAATTTATCCTAAGCAAGTTTCTATCCAAGACAAATCGCTGAGTATTGATTATAAATTTGAATTTACGGGTTTTTACGATGTACACTTATATATTAAAGATGATTTAATTTCAACGTATACTATTGAGGTGACTCGATAA
- a CDS encoding DUF58 domain-containing protein, whose protein sequence is MNLQQELNKTAGFKNLELLAQQVVEGFISGMHKSPFHGFSAEFAEHKIYNSGESTKHIDWKLFAKTDKLYTKKYEEETNLRCHIIIDNSSSMHYPEVADLSLESLNKIGFSVLATASLMNILKKQRDAIGLSIYSDNYDFYAPEKGSERHHQLLLNALDTAVTTKRINKKTDTYTYLHQIAEKIHRRSLIFLFTDMFQDGVADEKLFEALQHLKYNKHEVILFHVFDAEKELNFDFDNKPKRFIDVESGAHIDIYADTVQENYQKAVSDYFLQLKMKCAQYKIKYIAADINENFEKILLTYLVERQKFA, encoded by the coding sequence GTGAATTTACAACAAGAACTCAATAAAACTGCTGGATTTAAGAATTTAGAATTGCTCGCACAACAAGTCGTAGAAGGATTTATTTCGGGAATGCATAAAAGTCCATTTCACGGTTTTTCGGCGGAATTTGCAGAGCATAAAATTTACAATTCAGGCGAAAGTACCAAACATATTGATTGGAAACTTTTCGCGAAAACCGACAAATTATACACTAAGAAATACGAGGAAGAAACCAATTTGCGCTGTCATATTATTATTGATAATTCTTCTTCCATGCATTATCCAGAAGTTGCGGATTTATCTTTAGAAAGCTTGAATAAAATTGGGTTTTCCGTACTGGCAACTGCTTCTTTGATGAATATTTTGAAAAAGCAGCGCGATGCTATCGGATTGAGTATTTATTCAGACAATTATGACTTTTATGCGCCAGAAAAGGGAAGCGAACGTCACCATCAATTGTTATTGAATGCGCTTGATACTGCTGTCACTACAAAGCGAATTAATAAAAAAACAGATACCTACACCTATTTGCATCAGATTGCGGAGAAAATACACCGCAGAAGCCTTATTTTTCTCTTCACGGACATGTTTCAAGATGGAGTAGCAGATGAAAAGCTCTTTGAAGCGTTGCAACATTTAAAATACAACAAACACGAAGTCATTTTATTTCATGTATTTGATGCCGAAAAAGAATTGAATTTCGATTTCGACAACAAACCCAAGCGTTTCATAGACGTAGAATCGGGTGCCCATATTGACATTTATGCGGATACGGTTCAAGAAAACTATCAAAAAGCAGTATCAGACTATTTTTTACAATTAAAAATGAAATGTGCGCAGTATAAGATTAAGTATATAGCTGCGGATATAAATGAAAACTTTGAAAAAATATTGCTAACGTATTTAGTTGAAAGACAAAAATTTGCATAA
- a CDS encoding M56 family metallopeptidase, with amino-acid sequence MITYFIKVVAFQLLFLLSYDLFLKKETFFNWNRVYLIFSSLIAFVLPFIKLESFQNVVPQEYIILLPEIVLTPEKAVATIEPTWNWFLIVGIAVSSLLFIYKIVQLATLRFKGRFVKREQYTVIIIPKSTLAFSIFNYVFVGEEIEEAKLEDILSHELVHIREKHSLDLLYFELLRILCWFNPLVYIYQKRISEVHEYIADAAVVRNKDKSDYYEKLLAEVFQTQQFSFTNQFFKHSLIKKRIIMLTKQKSRQILKLKYLVLVPMLILSLVYTSCEDTTVSEVENTEANVEKMSAKVAQAVEDFNAYSESVKGVEMMTKEQYTKLGDLSKQLFESRRELAIAKGEEPEVLHANGWNYDDYVVARKKSIQENVTYDEFEKEAVSSKDLDKVPVHPNCEGKVSQNELKECLNISIQKHIMQNFDVKRAESVGLVGRQRIIIKFMIDKNGDVSNVLARAPHPALKDEAEKVINTLPKFKPGMKDGKPKSVKFAIPIVFQIEE; translated from the coding sequence ATGATTACATATTTTATAAAAGTTGTTGCATTCCAATTACTATTCTTGCTGAGTTATGATTTATTTCTCAAAAAAGAAACCTTCTTCAATTGGAACCGAGTTTACCTTATATTTTCATCATTGATTGCCTTTGTACTGCCATTTATCAAACTTGAAAGCTTTCAAAATGTAGTGCCACAAGAGTACATAATATTATTACCAGAAATTGTGCTCACTCCTGAAAAAGCAGTCGCCACAATTGAACCTACGTGGAACTGGTTTTTAATTGTGGGAATTGCAGTTAGCAGTCTATTATTTATCTATAAAATTGTACAATTGGCAACACTCCGTTTCAAAGGACGCTTTGTAAAACGGGAACAGTACACGGTGATTATCATACCAAAAAGTACCTTGGCATTTTCAATATTCAACTATGTGTTTGTCGGAGAAGAAATTGAAGAAGCGAAGTTAGAAGATATTCTCTCACACGAATTGGTACACATTCGCGAAAAACACTCACTAGACTTGCTATATTTTGAACTTTTGCGCATTCTGTGCTGGTTCAATCCATTAGTATACATCTATCAAAAACGAATTTCAGAAGTACATGAATACATCGCTGATGCAGCGGTCGTCCGAAACAAGGACAAATCCGATTATTATGAAAAATTGTTGGCGGAAGTCTTCCAAACACAACAATTTTCGTTTACCAATCAATTTTTTAAACATTCACTAATTAAAAAACGAATCATTATGTTAACAAAACAAAAATCCCGTCAAATTTTAAAACTAAAATACTTAGTATTAGTGCCAATGCTCATTCTGTCCTTAGTATACACTTCTTGTGAAGATACTACCGTGTCTGAAGTAGAAAATACCGAGGCCAATGTAGAAAAGATGAGTGCCAAAGTGGCCCAAGCGGTAGAAGATTTTAATGCCTATAGCGAAAGTGTAAAAGGTGTCGAAATGATGACAAAAGAACAATACACCAAACTAGGCGATTTATCAAAGCAACTTTTTGAATCGCGACGTGAATTGGCAATTGCAAAAGGTGAAGAACCTGAAGTGTTACATGCAAACGGATGGAATTATGATGACTATGTAGTGGCTCGCAAGAAAAGCATACAAGAAAATGTAACGTATGATGAGTTTGAAAAAGAAGCCGTTTCATCTAAAGACTTAGACAAAGTGCCTGTACATCCTAACTGCGAGGGTAAAGTATCGCAAAATGAGCTAAAAGAATGCTTAAACATTTCAATTCAAAAGCATATTATGCAAAATTTTGATGTAAAACGTGCTGAGAGTGTTGGTTTGGTTGGCAGACAACGAATCATTATAAAATTTATGATTGATAAAAATGGTGACGTCTCTAATGTGTTAGCTAGAGCGCCACATCCAGCTTTGAAAGATGAAGCAGAAAAGGTAATAAACACGCTTCCAAAATTTAAACCAGGCATGAAAGATGGAAAACCTAAGAGTGTGAAATTTGCAATCCCAATTGTGTTTCAAATAGAAGAATAA
- the trxA gene encoding thioredoxin: MALEITDANFEEVVLGSDKPVLVDFWAAWCGPCRMLGPVVEQISEEYQGKAVVGKLDVDANQKFAAQFGVRNIPTVLVFQNGELVGRQVGVAPKTAYTEVIDKLLA, from the coding sequence ATGGCATTAGAAATTACAGATGCAAATTTTGAAGAAGTAGTATTAGGTAGCGACAAACCAGTATTGGTTGATTTTTGGGCAGCTTGGTGCGGACCATGTAGAATGTTAGGACCCGTAGTAGAGCAAATTTCTGAGGAATATCAGGGGAAAGCAGTTGTTGGAAAATTAGATGTTGATGCAAATCAGAAGTTTGCAGCTCAGTTTGGAGTTCGTAACATTCCAACGGTATTAGTTTTTCAAAACGGAGAATTGGTAGGACGTCAAGTAGGTGTTGCTCCAAAAACTGCATATACAGAAGTTATTGATAAGTTATTAGCTTAA